In Zingiber officinale cultivar Zhangliang chromosome 11B, Zo_v1.1, whole genome shotgun sequence, a single window of DNA contains:
- the LOC122033876 gene encoding short-chain dehydrogenase TIC 32 B, chloroplastic-like — MSCSCPYALTEDGIEKKFVTNHLRDFLLTNLLLDKMKRIVKWAGVKGRIMNVSSLAHVNTYMEGIHFDKINDKDSYNDKLAYGQSKMVNVLHANELARCLKNVPLEVITTSYVVLHPNLKGVTKKYFNYFHEEDTSAHAKDEELVRKLWDLELQQYVQIVGGHHSEI; from the exons ATGTCATGTTCATGTCCTTACGCACTCACTGAGGATGGGATCGAGAAGAAGTTTGTTACAAACCATTTGCGTGACTTTTTGTTAACAAATCTTCTACTTGACAAGATGAAAAGAATAGTGAAGTGGGCAGGCGTCAAAGGACGCATTATGAATGTCTCATCTCTAGCTCATGTGAATACATATATGGAAGGAATACACTTCGACAAAATTAATGATAAGGATAGTTACAATGATAAATTGGCATATGGACAATCCAAAATGGTCAATGTATTGCACGCCAATGAACTTGCTAGGTGCTTGAAG AATGTACCTCTGGAAGTAATAACCACAAGCTATGTTGTGTTGCATCCAAATCTCAAGGGTGTGACTAAGAAATACTTCAATTATTTCCATGAAGAGGATACAAGTGCCCATGCCAAAGATGAAGAACTAGTGAGAAAGCTTTGGGATCTTGAGTTGCAACAATATGTACAAATAGTTGGTGGGCATCATAGTGAAATCTAG